The following are encoded together in the Ovis aries strain OAR_USU_Benz2616 breed Rambouillet chromosome 15, ARS-UI_Ramb_v3.0, whole genome shotgun sequence genome:
- the LOC114118425 gene encoding hemoglobin subunit epsilon-2-like: MVHFTTEEKAAVASLWAKVNVEVVGGESLARLPIFCPWIQRFCDSFGNLCTESAIMGNPKVKAHSRKVLNSFGNAIKHMDPENLRVSSGHLCALFFHPGFCALLGNMILIVLATHFSKEFTPQMQAA; the protein is encoded by the exons ATGGTGCATTTTACTACCGAGGAGAAGGCTGCTGTTGCTAGTCTGTGGGCCAAAGTGAATGTGGAGGTGGTCGGCGGTGAGAGCCTGGCAAG GCTCCCGATCTTCTGCCCATGGATCCAGAGGTTCTGTGACAGTTTTGGTAACTTATGCACCGAGTCTGCCATAATGGGCAACCCCAAGGTCAAGGCCCATAGCAGGAAGGTGCTGAACTCCTTTGGAAATGCCATTAAGCACATGGATCCCGAGAACCTCAGGGTGAGTTCTGGGCATCTCTGTGCTTTGTTCTTTCATCCAGGTTTCTGTGCT CTCCTAGGCAACATGATATTGATTGtcttggcaacccacttcagcaagGAATTTACCCCGCAGATGCAGGCTGCCTAG